TTGGTGCAAATTCTTCTAAATATTATCGGAAATGCGGTGAAGTTTACCCCTCAGGGAGGATCTGTGCATGTTTCTGTTGAAGTAGAGCCGGTTTTGGAAGAGAATATTATATTAAATTTCTCCGTGAAAGATAATGGAGAAGGAATACCTCCGGAAAAAATTGCCTTGCTGACCGAACCTTTTGTCCAATTGGATGGAAGCAATACCCGGGAGTTTCAGGGAACAGGTCTTGGGTTGGCCATTTCCAAAAAGCTCATTGAGTTAATGGGAGGAGAATTACAAATCCAAAGTGAAGTCGGTACAGGATCGGTTTTTAGTTTTAGTGTATTTGGATCAACTATCAGGCATAATGAAGAATTGAGAGAAAGCCAGATTTTTGGCCTGAATGAAGAGGAAGTTCAACTTTTGGATTTGGCTTACCGCTGTCCGATGGATATTCTCCTGGTAGAGGACAATAATACCAATCTCATTTTTATGAAGATGTTGATGGATCAACTCGGTTATGAGGTCAGTATTGCCAGAAATGGACTTGAAGCAGTTGATTTAGTTAAAAACGGGAGGTTTTTTGACCTTGTATTTATGGATATTCAAATGCCAAAAATGAATGGTTTGGATGCAACCCGGCATATCAGGGCAATCAAAGGCGCTGAATCTATGATGATTGTCGGTCTTTCTGCCAATGCTTTCAGTGAAGATATAGAAAAAGCTTATGCCGTAGGAATGAATTATTACCTGACCAAGCCAGTCAGTATCCATGAGATAGCCAAGGTGATTGCCGATCACTACAAAGAACTATCAATAAAAAAAGAGGCCTAAGCCTCTTTTTTTATAATTCAGTATTGAGATCAAATGCCTCCAGGTAATCAGCCACCCTTCTAACAAACATTCCTCCTAAAGATCCGTCTACTACCCTGTGGTCATAGGAATGGGAAAGGAACATCTTATGGCGGATAGCAATTACATCACCGGTTGGCGTTTCTACTACAGCAGGTTTCTTTTGAATGGCACCGACTGCTAAAATTGCTACCTGTGGCTGCATAATGATCGGAGTTCCCATGACATTGCCAAAGCTTCCTACGTTCGATAAGGTATATGTACCTCCTGTAAGTTCATCCGGAGAAAGCTTATTGTTTCTTGCTCTGTTGGCCAGGTCATTTACTTTTTTGGAAAGGCCTGTCAAATTGAACTGATCTGCATTTTTGATTACCGGTACAATCAAATTCCCTGTAGGAAGGGCGACAGCGACCCCAATGTTGATGTCCTTTTTCTTGATGATTTTGTCCCCATCTACAGAAATATTGATCATTGGGAAATCTTTGATTGCTTTCGCCACTGCTTCAATAAAGAAAGGGGTGAAAGTAAGGGCTTCACCTTCTTTTTTCTTGAAGCTGTCTTTCACTTTGTTTCTCCATAGTACAATATTGGTAACATCGGCTTCCACAAATGAAGTCACATGAGGAGAGATCCTTTTCGAATCCACCATTCTTTGCGATATCATTTTCCTCATTCTGTCCATTTCAATGATTTCATCATGGGCAGAAATGCTAACTTCAACTCTTGCGGGAGCTGGTGTTGGAACAGAAGTAGAAGGAGATGAAGAGGTAGTAGGAACAACCGCAGTAGCCTTGCTTCCCCGGTTTTTAACATAATTCAACATATCCTGCTTGGTCACTCTTCCATCCTTGCCGGTGCCTTGAACAGTAGCTAATTCTGATTTACTGATATTTTCTTCCTTGGCAATACTCAGTACAAGGGGAGAATAAAACCTTCCATCACTTTCTCCGCTGATTGGAGCTGGGATATGGGCAGTCAAAATGGTTTGGGTCTGAGCTGGCGCTGCAGCAATCAACTCTTCTTTTTGTTCAGCTTCAGGCTGTGAAGTGGCGGAAGAAACATTTTCAATTCCTTCGGTTTCTATTAAGGCAATTGGAGCGCCAACAGCAACTACCTCACCCTCTTTGGCCAAAATTTTCTTGAGCACTCCTCCATGCGTAGCCGGAACCTCTGTATCAACTTTATCGGTAGCCACTTCTAGCACGGATTCATCCTGTTCTATTTTATCCCCTTCTTTTTTAAGCCAGGTTAGAATTGTTCCTTCAATAATACTTTCCCCCATTTTGGGCATTAGCATTTCTACAGTCGCCATACTGATATTATTTAATTGGGTTTATTTCTGAGTTTTAAAATTAAATTTTATTTTAACCAATGCAAAATTGCATTGAAAAATTTTTATTCTGTTTTGTCTTCAATGCATAGTCTGAGTAGGTTCAGGACAGCTACTGCAGTCAGCTGAATATTGAGCATCCTGTCCTGAGTGAGTTGGAGTTTTTTGGTAAGGGTCCTGTTTTCCATGGCACAGGCAATCCAAACTGTTCCAACAGGTTTTTCTTCTGTCCCTCCACTTGGCCCGGCTACACCGCTACTGGCCAGGCCAAAGTCAGCATTAAAGATTTTCCTAACATTCTCAGACATCTGGATTACGGTTTCTTCACTTACTGCCCCATATTCCTTTAAAACAAAATTTTCTACGCCAAGGATTTTGTTTTTGAATTCGTTGTGATAGGGGATGATAGCACCTTGAAAATAATCGCTGCTTCCGGGAACAGTCGTCACCAAATGAGCAATATATCCTCCTGAGCAGCTCTCTGCAAAAGCCACTTTCTGATTTTTCAGTTTAAGAAGTCTCCCAATCGCCTCTTCCAAAGTTTCTTGGTTATAGCCATAGATGTATTTGTCTATCAGGGGAAGTAACTTTTCAATTTCTTTTTCTACATCATCCTCCAATTCTTCGATGGTATTGCCAAATGCGGTTAACCGCAGTCTGACCTGTCCCAAAGAAGGTAGATAGGCCAATTTGATGTGCGCAGGCAGATTTGCCTCCCAGTCTTTGATTAAATCTGCCAGCCAGCTTTCACCTATTCCTACGGTTTTTACCACTTTATGGTAAATATGCGGTAGTGGAAAAATTTCTTTTATTCTAGGGATAACATGATCAGTCATGAGTTTCTTCATCTCATGAGGTACTCCCGGCATAGACATCCATACTTTTCCATTTTCATAGAACCACATACCCGGTGCAGTTCCCAATTCATTGGGGATATAGGTGCATTTTGTGGGCAAATGGGCCTGAAGCCTATTGAGGGGTGTCAGTTCCCTTCCTCTTCTTTCAAAAAAGGTCCTTACCGCTTCTAAAGCCTCTGGGACCAACTCTATCCCGCAATTGAAATATTCTGCAAGCAGAGGTTTGGTCAGGTCATCATTGGTAGGGCCAAGTCCACCTGTCATCAAAATAATATCCGCTCTTTTTTCTGCACTTTCAAAAGCAGAAAGAATTGATTCCCTGTTATCTCCCACCGTAGTTCTACGGACCACTCTGACTCCGATTTTGTCCAATTCCTGGCTTATCCAGTGGCTATTGGTGTCGATGATTTGACCATAAAGCAATTCATCGCCAATGGCCAAAATTTCTGCTTTTACCTCTTTATAATTACTCATAATCTGATGGACCTGGGTTTGAACTTACCTTGACATGAATTGGTACTATCTGACTTTTGCTTTTCTAAGGATTTTGGAAAATATTCCAGGGAAAAACCTTTTGAGGTATACCGCATATTTTTCTTTTCCTCCAACCAACACCTCTTCTTTTTGTTTTTCAATAGCCTTGATGATTTCTTTTGCACATTGTTCCGGTGACATTCCCTTGTCCTGTGCCTCATCCATTTGATTTAAGGGGGTACCATCCCCGGTGAGGGCATTGATAGAGACATGGGTACGGATAAAGCCGGGGCAAACTATGGTGACATAAATATTATCCTTATAATGTTCGGCCCTTAGCGAGTCAAAAAATCCATGCAGGGCATGCTTAGATGCGGCATATGCTGACCTGTAAGGAGTACCAAATTTGCCTACCAAGCTGCTTATGGCTACAAAATGTCCGCTTTTATTCTTCATGAAGTGAGGCAAAAGTTCTTTTGTAAGGCCTATTGTTCCAAAAAAATTGACCTCCATAATCTTTCTGTCCACTGCCAAGGATGTTTCTGCTGCCAGTGAACGCTGGCTGATTCCGCCATTGTTGATCAGTACATCAATTTTTCCAAATGCTTCAATAGCTTCTTTGGTCTTTATAGCAAAGCTATCTGGGGCATTCAAGTCCAAGGGAAGGACATAAATGTTTTTTGGATTATTGGCCTTTTCTTTTATTTGTTCGAGGGCAGCTTGATTCCTTGCCGAAATGATGGTTTTATGACCTAAGCTGTCATATGCATTTACCAATGCTTCTCCGATTCCCGAAGAAGCTCCTGTGATCCAAATTGTTTTTTGGTTCATTTATCTGCTCTGTTTCTTTTATAAACCACAAAATCAAAACTATATTGATTGTTTTGATCTTTTTCATAATGTTCTGAAGATACCATTTGCCAGACTTTCGGATCAATCTTAGGGAAAAACGCATCCCCTTCCGGATAAGCCTCAACTTGGGTGACTAAAAGTTCATCAGCAAATTTCATGGCCTGCTTATAAATATCAGCGCCTCCAATGATAAATACCTGCGAAAGATGTCTTCCTATACAGATCTGAATGGCTTCTTCCAAAGAGTGGGCTACGACATGACCTTCTGGTAAAGAAAAATTTTTGTTTCTGGTGATTACTACGGAAGTCCGGTTAGGTAAAGGACGGCCTACTGATTCATAGGTTTTCCTTCCCATGATTATATGATGCCCCGTCGTTAATTTTTTGAATAATTTCAAATCGGTAGAAAGTTTCCAAACCAATTGGTTGTCTTTCCCTATGACATCATTTTTAGCCTTTGCTACTATAATTGAGATTTTCAAGGTGATTGAAGTTTACGGCCCAAGATACCAAGGTTTGACCGAGGATGAAAGGGTATTTTTTTAAAAAATGAGCCCTAAATAAAACATTAAACTTTAGGGTAGGGAGACAAGGATGATTTATTGACTGCTGGCAAATACATTTTGATACTCGGCCATTAAGAAACGCTGAGTATAGTTTTCATTCAATTCGGTGATTGTCATCTGCATTTCACTCTTGTCTATTTTGCTTTTATAATCCAGTTCAAGCATGCTGCCCTGGGGAAGTTGACTGAATTGTTTTGAATTATTGTTTTTCATTCTAGCAGCAATAACCGGGTTGCTTTCTCCCCAAAAACCTGATTTTCTTCCTATGGTCTTTTCCGTAATCCAGAAACTGCTTATTCCATCTTCATCCTCAGCATGATATTCATCACATTCATACCCTAGGATGGTTTTACTTCTAACTGTTTTTACAAGTTTAAAAGCATCTTCATTATTCAAATCAGCGTTACTTTTTTCTATGCCTTCAGTCATTTTTTCAAAATCATAAGCATAGGCTATTCTGCTTTTTTGACCATCATTGTCAAAAAGGATTATGGATGCATTTCTTTCGAAATCGTAAATGATTACCGAAGTACCCTCTTTTTTTTCCTTTTCCTTGAGTTCTACTTCCATACCCATGACCAATTCGGATTCAGAATAAAAAGATTTAAAGACCATGGGATCGATGGCTTTGCCCATTTCATCCTGACCGGTGATTAGCATATTGGAAAAACCGGTAAACTCATACTTATCTGCTACCGGTACATCAGCGTGAATTCCGCTAAGGATTTTCTCTATGTCTATTCCCGGAAGACCTTCTGGCCCATAAATTCCACTAAAGACTTTTTCGAGCTGTCTTTGTGCAATTTTTTCTGCTTCTGCTTCCACTCTTTTTTCAACCGCCTTATTTACACCTCTTTCGGCAGCTCTTTTTACCCTGTCTAATATTTGGGCTTGTGATGAGAAGGAAAATGATACAAAAAGTAAAATGAGAAAAAGGATTTGGTATTTCATGGTTAAAATGTTGTTTTGATACAATTTAACCAAAATTGAATTAATCCCTAAAATCCGCAGGATTTTAGTTTGGAGATTTGAATCTGCTTGTTTGTGTTCATTTTTGGTCTAGTTCGGGAATTTCTTCCCTTTGATTGAAGAGTGTTCATAGTTTTGAGACAATGGATTTTAGGTTTGAGGATAAAATGGACGGTTTTTTTCCTCAATTTTAATGGAAAAGGCATACCTCTTCCCTGTAAATCTTTATTTTTTGAGCTCCTGAGGGGTTTTTATCTGAATTTAGTTCAAAATCGGCTTGTAATCCTTACTCGTGAACAGTTTGAGCACTTCTCTTCTTCCCGTTCTTATCCACTTGGCTGAAACAGTGATAAATCTGAAGATAAACTTCTTGAGCCTGTCGGTAGGCTTAAGCCAATCAACTTTTCTGGAATACTCTCCAATGATATAGGTGTAAAAATTGGCATACATAGCCGTCATAAGCATAAAGGAGGTATTCTCTGCAAGGAACGAACAGGGCAACTTAGACCAGCCAAAGTCATTGTTGAGTACATCAAACAAGCGTTCGCTTGCACCCCGGGCGTTATAAAACCTTACAACAGCTTCATTGGACGATGTATGTTCATTGGTCAGAATAGCCCTGTAAGTAAATGCATCTCCACTAAACACATCTGCCTGCCCGTCTTTACGCCTGATTCTGGTAATGACCAGCCTGTAAGACCTGTCTTTACCGAAAGGTTTGTAGTCGGATAGGTCAGTAACTTCCATTTCCTGTACACCCAAACGTATTTTCTGCCACTTCTCAGGGGCTATACTTCCAAGGATATTATCCAGTTTGGCACATCTGTTTGCCCGTATATAAAAGCTTTCGGTATGTGCTTCCAGTGTGCGGAGAACTTCTTCCTGATAGGATGCTGAATCGGCTCTGAACCTTCCGATACGGATATTTTCATTGGTAAGCTGCCCAAACATGCGTGTAAGTGTATCAGCCTGCAAATATTTGGCCTGACTGTTGCCATTTCTGCCCTCTACGTACACAGGAATGGCCTGTGAAAATTCAGGATGTGCTATGGAAGCTACACCTGGCTGATATCCATAGACGTGTTTATATGTCTTTTTTGAATCGTACTTTTCAGTTGGAATGACGGTGTTGTCATAATCGAGGTCGTAAGCAACACCTGACTTGAGTAATCCGGTCTTACAAGCTGATTTTAACAACAAGCTGTTGAGTTTTCCATTGATATTAAATTCATGGCTTACTCCACTGGACGGATTTATAAAGAGTTCTGTATCAACAGCAAGCTCTTTGATACCTCTCAGAATTGTATCGGCACTGCATACTGAAAATGAAGGGACCTGTTCAAGTGCGTCTCTCAAGTGAACATTGATATCTTCAGTACAGTCGCCACCATTAAAGAAAATAGCCATATGATTGGCGAAAATGTCACTGTATGAAAACCCTCCCCTTAAGGCTCTAACCCCCAATTGATTATCAATGAGTTCTGGGAGACCAGAATTTTTGAAAGAGTTAAAAACAAAATTAAAACCTCCGAAAGGTGTGATTTTTTCTGTCGAATTCGTAATTTTCATACCGCTTATCAAGGATGTGTGGTAACACCTAAATAAGTGAAAAAAAAACGAGCCGGAAAAGCCTGAATTGAATAAATTCAGCCACTTTTTCGGCTTTTTTTAAATCCGCCCTGCGGATTTAAGGTAATCTCCTAATAAATAGGGGATTGTAGTACTGAAAAATCCAATTGATTGCTTTTCTTTTACAATTTATAACCTCTTAGAAATTCCTCAATATTTAACCTTTTTTTGCCTTCCAGCTGCAATTCTAAAATGGACAAACTCCCTTGCCCTGTTTGGAAAGTAAGATGGGTTTTGCCATCAGAGTGAAATTCTCCTGGAGCAAGTCCTATAATATTTTTTGGATTTGCTTGGGTTTTAAAAATTTTACAATTCTTATTGTCCAAGGTAGTCCAGGCTGCTGGGTAGGGTGAAAGCCCTCTTACCAGATTATGTATCTCCCATGCAGGTTTTGTCCAGTCGATTTCACAAGTTTCTTTGAAAATTTTAGGAGCATGATGTTTGGCCAGCTGCTCATCTTGCGGAATTGTCTGAATATTACCAGATGCGATTCCTTCAATGGTTTTAAGAACCAGCTTTGCACCTTTTATCATCAACCTCTCATAAAGGCTACCCACATTGTCTTCTTCATGGATGGGTTCTTTTTCCTGAAAAATTATACTTCCGGTGTCAATCTCATGTTTTAGGAAGAAAGTAGTGATTCCTGTTTCTTTTTCACCATTGATAATGGCCCAGTTGATGGGGGCAGCACCCCTGTAATTAGGAAGTAATGATGCATGGAGGTTGAAAGTCCCCAATGGAGGCATGTTCCAAACTATTTCCGGTAACATTCGGAAAGCTACAACCACTTGTACATCAGCTTTAAAATTTTTCAATTCCTCTAAAAACTCCGGTGATTTAAGATTGGTAGGTTGAAGAACTGGTATATTATGTTTCAGGGCACATTCTTTGACAGGTGATGGAATTAATTTTTGGCCTCTTCCTTTAGGTTTGTCGGGAGCAGTAATAACCGCCACCACATTCCAGCCGTTTTCCAACAATATTTCCAATGAAGGCACAGCAAATTCAGGTGTGCCCATGAAAATAATTCTCATTTCTTCTTTCTTCATGATTTCAAACTTTATGACATATCTCAGGCAAAAATGAGATAAAATTATCCAATTCAGACTGATTTTATCCGATTTTCAAAAATCTTCAATACGATTAAACTTTTTCTATTCTAATGGTTGTTTACTCCTCTTAGAAACAATACAAAATATCCGGATCTGTATTAAAAAAAAATCATTGATATAAAAAGTAATTGCGGATTTGATATTTTAACTAATTTTGCGCCATGATAAGAAATGTGCAGTATAGGCTCAACACGTTAATAAGGGTTTTCGCCTTTGTTATGGCGCTGTTTTTTGTTGTGCTTGCTGTATATGACAGACTGGAAGAGGAGGAAAAAATTGAATATTTTGGTGAGTTTGTAGATGAGACAGAATTTGATTACGTAGATTTTCCCACATCCATATCCCGACCTACTGGAAATAAAAGCACGAAAGTGCAGAGAATGGAATTGATCAAAGTTTTCGATCAAATCCAGACTTTTTTAAGATTAGATTCCATCATTCAGCCAAAGGTTAAGCTGGCTGAAAGCGTAATCATTTACATACCTATTTTAATTTTTGAGCACATTATCTCCACCAATGCGCCCTAGTTTTTTGTTTTCAACATCATTTTGCTTCTAATTAACAATACCCAGGTAATCTTTTAAGGGATTATTCATTTCTCATTATTACATAAACAATGACATCAAAAGTTTCAAAAGTAACTTTTGGGGATTTCCATTATTGGCTCCCAAAAGTACTCACAGCTATTGCTATCATAGCTGTATCGAGTTTTATTTCCTGTAGTTCGGGAAATGGTAAAAATCAGAATCAACTTTTAATTGAAGTGCCAATTGTGGAGCTTAAGCCCATGAGTATTACTGTTCCGAAAACATACGTATGTGATATTCAGGCAGTACAATTTGTAGAGGTTAGGGCAAAAGTTGAGGGTTTTGTGAATAGGATTTATGTGGATGAAGGCCAGTTTGTCAAAAAAGACCAAACACTTTTTCAATTAAGTTCCAATGAGTTTAATGAAATGGTCAATTCTGCCAATGCTAAATTAAGACAGGCCCAGGCTGAGGCCAAGGCAGCGTCACTTGAAGTAGAAAGACTTAAAATATTGGTAGATAAAAACATCATTTCCCCCTCAGAACTGGAATTGGCAAGGTCAAAACGGGCAGTTGCAGAATCTGCTATTGCTGAAGCTGAGGCCATGTTGAAAAATGCAAAAATTGGACTTTCATACACCACCGTCAAAGCTCCTTTTGATGGTTTTGTGGATAGGATACCTTTCAAAACTGGAAG
This Cecembia calidifontis DNA region includes the following protein-coding sequences:
- a CDS encoding dihydrolipoamide acetyltransferase family protein, producing the protein MATVEMLMPKMGESIIEGTILTWLKKEGDKIEQDESVLEVATDKVDTEVPATHGGVLKKILAKEGEVVAVGAPIALIETEGIENVSSATSQPEAEQKEELIAAAPAQTQTILTAHIPAPISGESDGRFYSPLVLSIAKEENISKSELATVQGTGKDGRVTKQDMLNYVKNRGSKATAVVPTTSSSPSTSVPTPAPARVEVSISAHDEIIEMDRMRKMISQRMVDSKRISPHVTSFVEADVTNIVLWRNKVKDSFKKKEGEALTFTPFFIEAVAKAIKDFPMINISVDGDKIIKKKDINIGVAVALPTGNLIVPVIKNADQFNLTGLSKKVNDLANRARNNKLSPDELTGGTYTLSNVGSFGNVMGTPIIMQPQVAILAVGAIQKKPAVVETPTGDVIAIRHKMFLSHSYDHRVVDGSLGGMFVRRVADYLEAFDLNTEL
- a CDS encoding competence/damage-inducible protein A; its protein translation is MSNYKEVKAEILAIGDELLYGQIIDTNSHWISQELDKIGVRVVRRTTVGDNRESILSAFESAEKRADIILMTGGLGPTNDDLTKPLLAEYFNCGIELVPEALEAVRTFFERRGRELTPLNRLQAHLPTKCTYIPNELGTAPGMWFYENGKVWMSMPGVPHEMKKLMTDHVIPRIKEIFPLPHIYHKVVKTVGIGESWLADLIKDWEANLPAHIKLAYLPSLGQVRLRLTAFGNTIEELEDDVEKEIEKLLPLIDKYIYGYNQETLEEAIGRLLKLKNQKVAFAESCSGGYIAHLVTTVPGSSDYFQGAIIPYHNEFKNKILGVENFVLKEYGAVSEETVIQMSENVRKIFNADFGLASSGVAGPSGGTEEKPVGTVWIACAMENRTLTKKLQLTQDRMLNIQLTAVAVLNLLRLCIEDKTE
- a CDS encoding SDR family oxidoreductase codes for the protein MNQKTIWITGASSGIGEALVNAYDSLGHKTIISARNQAALEQIKEKANNPKNIYVLPLDLNAPDSFAIKTKEAIEAFGKIDVLINNGGISQRSLAAETSLAVDRKIMEVNFFGTIGLTKELLPHFMKNKSGHFVAISSLVGKFGTPYRSAYAASKHALHGFFDSLRAEHYKDNIYVTIVCPGFIRTHVSINALTGDGTPLNQMDEAQDKGMSPEQCAKEIIKAIEKQKEEVLVGGKEKYAVYLKRFFPGIFSKILRKAKVR
- a CDS encoding dihydrofolate reductase, translated to MKISIIVAKAKNDVIGKDNQLVWKLSTDLKLFKKLTTGHHIIMGRKTYESVGRPLPNRTSVVITRNKNFSLPEGHVVAHSLEEAIQICIGRHLSQVFIIGGADIYKQAMKFADELLVTQVEAYPEGDAFFPKIDPKVWQMVSSEHYEKDQNNQYSFDFVVYKRNRADK
- a CDS encoding DUF4412 domain-containing protein, which produces MKYQILFLILLFVSFSFSSQAQILDRVKRAAERGVNKAVEKRVEAEAEKIAQRQLEKVFSGIYGPEGLPGIDIEKILSGIHADVPVADKYEFTGFSNMLITGQDEMGKAIDPMVFKSFYSESELVMGMEVELKEKEKKEGTSVIIYDFERNASIILFDNDGQKSRIAYAYDFEKMTEGIEKSNADLNNEDAFKLVKTVRSKTILGYECDEYHAEDEDGISSFWITEKTIGRKSGFWGESNPVIAARMKNNNSKQFSQLPQGSMLELDYKSKIDKSEMQMTITELNENYTQRFLMAEYQNVFASSQ
- a CDS encoding IS1380 family transposase codes for the protein MKITNSTEKITPFGGFNFVFNSFKNSGLPELIDNQLGVRALRGGFSYSDIFANHMAIFFNGGDCTEDINVHLRDALEQVPSFSVCSADTILRGIKELAVDTELFINPSSGVSHEFNINGKLNSLLLKSACKTGLLKSGVAYDLDYDNTVIPTEKYDSKKTYKHVYGYQPGVASIAHPEFSQAIPVYVEGRNGNSQAKYLQADTLTRMFGQLTNENIRIGRFRADSASYQEEVLRTLEAHTESFYIRANRCAKLDNILGSIAPEKWQKIRLGVQEMEVTDLSDYKPFGKDRSYRLVITRIRRKDGQADVFSGDAFTYRAILTNEHTSSNEAVVRFYNARGASERLFDVLNNDFGWSKLPCSFLAENTSFMLMTAMYANFYTYIIGEYSRKVDWLKPTDRLKKFIFRFITVSAKWIRTGRREVLKLFTSKDYKPILN
- the fmt gene encoding methionyl-tRNA formyltransferase, which translates into the protein MKKEEMRIIFMGTPEFAVPSLEILLENGWNVVAVITAPDKPKGRGQKLIPSPVKECALKHNIPVLQPTNLKSPEFLEELKNFKADVQVVVAFRMLPEIVWNMPPLGTFNLHASLLPNYRGAAPINWAIINGEKETGITTFFLKHEIDTGSIIFQEKEPIHEEDNVGSLYERLMIKGAKLVLKTIEGIASGNIQTIPQDEQLAKHHAPKIFKETCEIDWTKPAWEIHNLVRGLSPYPAAWTTLDNKNCKIFKTQANPKNIIGLAPGEFHSDGKTHLTFQTGQGSLSILELQLEGKKRLNIEEFLRGYKL
- a CDS encoding efflux RND transporter periplasmic adaptor subunit encodes the protein MTSKVSKVTFGDFHYWLPKVLTAIAIIAVSSFISCSSGNGKNQNQLLIEVPIVELKPMSITVPKTYVCDIQAVQFVEVRAKVEGFVNRIYVDEGQFVKKDQTLFQLSSNEFNEMVNSANAKLRQAQAEAKAASLEVERLKILVDKNIISPSELELARSKRAVAESAIAEAEAMLKNAKIGLSYTTVKAPFDGFVDRIPFKTGSLVTAGDLLTNITDISEIFAYYKVTENEYLQYMRTRLENEGVLDQEVSLILSNGEVYEHKGKLETMEADFERGTGSIAFRVRFPNPDQLLKHGATGKVQMEEELKDIFLIPQKSTFEIQDYTYVYILDKDNKVKVRSFKPLQRFGLFYVSDSFEQGDRIVYEGIQQVKDGIQIAPELKPEKDVYDTLVKS